From the Polaribacter tangerinus genome, the window TTAGGAATCAGTAAGTTATTGCTTCTTAGAAATCGATAGAACTTGTCTCTTCCCATTTTAATATCCGCATTAATGAAGTCTTTTTTGAGGGCATGGTATAGTTTTACACCACCAGTTTTAGATCCTACAGATTTGCGATAATCCTTAACCATTTTGATTAGCTTTTGTTGGTCTATTTGTTGTTTTTGTTGTGTTTTGAGTCTTTTGTAGAAAGCTTGTTTACTAATCCCAAAACACTCATAGAACCACTTTCTTTTAAACGGTTTTTCTTTTTTTGTTCTATCTCTTTTGCTAATGTTTTGGGCAATGACTTTTTTGACATATCGACTCCTGTAATGAGTTCCATATCTGCAATAATATCTTGCTGAAAGTCCTTTACAAACTCTAGTTCTTCAATTTTTTCCTTAAGTTTTTTAATTTGATCGTTTTTGCTCATACCTATGTTTTGTTGCACTAAGGTACTATATTTTCTCAACCAATAAGTAATTGTTGTTCTAGGAATATCATATTTTT encodes:
- a CDS encoding helix-turn-helix domain-containing protein, which produces MKTKNEHWLKKSYQKATLETKLLVVDQILNGQLSRSAASKKYDIPRTTITYWLRKYSTLVQQNIGMSKNDQIKKLKEKIEELEFVKDFQQDIIADMELITGVDMSKKSLPKTLAKEIEQKKKNRLKESGSMSVLGLVNKLSTKDSKHNKNNK